In the Salvia miltiorrhiza cultivar Shanhuang (shh) chromosome 8, IMPLAD_Smil_shh, whole genome shotgun sequence genome, CCCATTCAGTTTAACAATTGAGATAATCCCCCTTTAGGGTGTTGAGCAAGGCGTGGAATTCCGATGGTTAAATTTGCTTAAATGAAAATGCTGAATCatgtttcaatatttttttgtttggtTTGAGATCTCGAGTTCAGATCAGTCATGTTTATGATGTGTGTGATTCAgacaattttatattttccaATGCCTTTTTGGACTTGATTTGATAATGAAGATCCAACTTGATATAGTTTGTGCGAGTCATTTGAATGATCTTGTGTTGATTATTTCTCGGTGAGTAAGTACTTTCCTTGCATACTGGGGATTATTTTCCTTGCCTAATTACCCCATCGGACTTAAATGCCTGTTATATGCAAGAGGTACTTTATTATGTTTACGTGTTTTATGGACTTTCATAAGATTAAGGGAGTGAAAGAACAAAGAAGTCCATAGATCTCCTTGTATTTGTATTTGCAGAGATAGCTTATTGCATACTGCTACATTTGCTCACCCAAGGCTTAACTTTGCAGAGCCTGTTTAGTCTCCACAATGTTTTGTGAATGATGGTTTGTCAGCGGTTCATGAAAAGAATCAATCAGGTGCTTTATTTTTGTAGTAAAATGGAGAATGGTACTGCTTGAATGCCAGCCTTATTGATTATCTATTTGTCCACTTACCTAAATTGGTTCCCTTGCTATACCAGCAGGATCGCTGTTCTACACTTGTTTGTAAATATATGTAGAGCGAGGATTGACTAATAGTGGCAGCAGATCTAAATAGCTCGCATTTgtagtcatttaattttttcaatggAGGGTTCAGTTTTGCCTCCATCCCAGAAAACATCCCGTAAATGTGCTAATCATAGTAAGGATCTCTGGCTGGTTGTGCGAGAGGGCTCTGTATCTGATGTAGATTCAGCCTTGTTGATGCTAAAGAAAAATGGGGGAAACATTAACGCGAGGAACCTGTTTGGGCTCACACCTTTGCATATTGCTACCTGGAGGAACCACATACCAGTTGTGAGAAGGCTTCTTGAAGCTGGTGCAGACCCTAATGCGAGggtacatttttttatttctgaTCTTCTAATATGTTCCGACATTAAGTTCGATGCTCACTGAGTTGTTGTATGATGACTGGTTTGGAGTTGTTTCTTGATCTCAGTCATCGCATGCGGGCTCGTGTTTCTCTGCCCTTTGGGTATCATAagtgattttctttttctttggttTATCATAATCTGGACTAGAAGAGCCAGAGAATATGGAGAGGAGAGTAAGTGGGAATTCGTTATCATCTATACAGATTGGAGCATGAGAAATGAATTCTTAAGGTGGATTAATGATACTGAGCTTTCACCAAATATCTatgaaagtggtgcatttttttttctagtgtGTGAAGAAAGTTAAATTGACCAAATCGATGGATGCAATAGTTTTAATGTAAGTTCCGTTTTTTTATGCCGTCGTATTGCAACAAATGTTTAAGTTTATTAAATGGGTCATCATTTGCAAAAGAAATATATGAGGGATACTATTTAACGTGAATAGATGCCCATCTTGGTGGTGCAGGAGGGGCTAAAAGATATTAATCTTTGGTATCATGAGTCCTTTCTTCTGTTTTACATTAATGCAGAAAGGGTTTCATCACTTCCGCTAAAAATTAGTTCACCTCTTGTCAGGATGGGGAATCAGAGTGGAGTAGCCTTCACAGGGCTCTCCATTTTGGACATTTAGCAGTTGCTTGTGTCCTCCTCCAATTTGGCGCCTTGTTGACATTGGGGGATTCGAAATCTAGAACACCAATTGATCTCTTGTCTGGGCCTGTACTGCAGGCTGTTGGCAAGGAAACCAGTTCGAGTATGCAACGAATCCTCAAATATGTTTTTCTAGGTTTATTTCTGACATCATCATGGATGTTGatctatttctttttattttcagtaAATACAGAAGTCTTTAGCTGGGGCAGTGGTGTAAACTATCAACTTGGAACTGGAAATGCACACATCCAGAAGTTACCATGCAAAGTGGAATCTCTTCATGGTTCATTCATCAAATCTATTTCTGCTGCAAAGTTCCACAGTGTGGCAGTTAGTGCATGTGGGGAAGTTTACACTTGGGGATTTGGAAGGGGTGGCCGCCTAGGGCATCCCGACTTTGATATACACAGGTGACATGGAGTTAATTTTGGCGTTTAGTTTAAACTTTATGCCTCCATGATTGAAGATTCTAACCTGCTTTCATCAGCAATTGTATATCTAAATTTTAAGTTATGCTTTCAACTACTTTTTTGAATGTTTTTTCAAATTACTATAACTCTTCACTCTATTGAATGATGTGCTTCCCCATTATGTGATCTACATTTTAACTGGAACTTCAGAATTTTAGATTCCCTGTGTAACTACCATGTTTTCTGTTGATTGTGGTGTTTCAATTGAACTAGTAAAAAAACAAGATGCATGgttagattattttatttcatctgtTTGAGGAAACACACGATCTTAATCAGGATATCACTAATTTCCATCATTCCCCTTAGAATAGATCTTTTGAGGTAAAACTTCTGTGAGCTTAACCATCTGTCCTTTTTTAGTGGCCAAGCTGCAGTCATCACTCCTCGTCAAGTGACAATGGGTTTAGGTGCACGTCGAGTTaatgctgttgctgctgctaaACATCACACTGTTGTTGCGACAGAGGGTGGAGAAGTATTTACATGGGGTTCCAATCGAGGTAGATAATATTAAATGGCTCATTTCGAATTTGTGCCAGCCTCTGTAATTGTAACtagttatgttttccttttaCGAATTGAAGGCAAATTAATTGTCCACattttttcatgaaaattaCAGCATTTTGTTAAATATTTATGTTAAGTCTTGAAGTAAAAGCAAAATGAAGGATGGAACAGCTCTCTGATATTTCAGCAAATATTTTAGTATCCGGGTATGGTTCGGAAGAATTATAGTATCTATTAATATTCTGCAGAGGGTCAGCTTGGCTATACTTCTGTTGACACGCAACCTACTCCTCGTAGAGTAAGTTCCTTGAAGGCAAGAATAGTGGCTGTTTCTGCAGCAAATAAACACACAGCGGTAGTTTCACTGGCTGGTGAGATATATACATGGGGTTGCAATAGAGAGGGCCAACTTGGTTATGGCACCTCTAACTCAGCTTCAAATTACAGCCCGAGGGTAGTGGCATACTTGAAGGGTAAACACCTCGTTGGAGTCTCTGCAGCAAAGTATCACACTATTGTTTTAGGGTCTGATGGGGAGGTAtacaaaatttattaaattttcttttGGGTTTGGTTCATACCTAGAAtggatggatttaaatatataatggTTGGCAGGTGTTCACTTGGGGTCATCGACTTGTTAACCCTAGACGTGTAACCATTGCTAGAAATATTAGGAAAGCTGGAAATACTGTGCTGAAATTTCATCGCAAGGAACGCCTTACTGTTGTTGCTATAGCCGCTGGCATGACACACAGCACAGCACTTACAGATGATGGTGCATTGTTCTACTGGTCATCTTCAGATCCTGAACTTCAGAGTCACCAGGTATTGCTTTGCTTTCAGAGGTTAATCTTTACCAATATGGCAATATGTCCATTActgaatatttttcataaacaATGAGTGCACATCTTTCCTGCAGTTACACTCACTATGTGGGAAAGGGATAGTTAGCATATCTGCTGGGAAATACTGGACTGCTGCAGTTACTGTGACTGGTGATACTTACATGTGGGATGGTAAGAAGGGACAAGATTCTCCACCTAGTCCAGCTAGGCTGCATGGGGTGAAGAAAGCAACCTCAGTATCAGTTGGAGAAACGCATTTGCTGATTGTTAGCTCACTCTATCATCCATGCTATCTTCCCCAGTTTGCTGATCCACAACAAAAGGTCAAGGGTGAAATAGATGAACTGCGTGAAGGTTTCATGTTTGATGATGTAGAGAATGAGGATGTGTTGTCCGATATGAAGGATGATATTGAAAATCCAGCACTGCCCAGTTTTAGAAATTCTTATGAGAAGCCAAGCGTACCGAGCTTAAAAAGTCTTTGTGAAAAAGTAGCTGCAGAGCATTTGGTTGAGCCAAGAAATGCCATACAAGTGCTTGAAATTGCAGATTCCCTGGGAGCAGATGATCTCAAGAGACATTGTGAGGTCTGTTTCACCAACTCTTATGTTGTTACATGCATCAACTTTTCCTAATTGTGCAATACCCACTTGTGGACTCTTTATGGTTGGACACTTTCCTATGTTGTCAAGGCAGTAGTAATTATCACCTGAAATAAGGGATGCCTTATGCAGAGTCATAATCTAGGTTTTCTTAATTAGGCTATATCAACATAACCAACTAGAAATCTCTcagagaataaaaaaaaaaatagtcaacTAGAAAGCTCATGGCTTTTCAGAGCCTTGACTGGAGAGTCTGCTGTAGGATCAAGAATAAGATTTTACATCATAAAGCGAGCTGCTACCCCTGATTACAAAGAGCACTTGCAAGTTACAAACAGGTTGCAAATTCATTCTGAACAGGAGTTTCCTAATTTGTGTTATGGTACTAAGAACATTGGCTCTATGGGATGACAACACGTTTGCGTTTTTATATACTAtcctatttatttgaaaaacaAATTTCTGCTGTTGGCTGCTACTATGTACCTGCTTGTTTCTTGTTGCCTTGTCAGGCCAATGTAGAACTattgaatataaattattatttggcATTAATTTTAGACAAAGCCACAACAGTATGCGTCTATCAAAGACTGTTTTTCATGTTGTAATTTTCTTACAAATTGAATAACCTTTTGATGTTGATCACTTTActtgcattaaattatatctTGTGCTAAATACATGCAGCACCTTCTAAGGGTGCTTACATTTGCTAAATAAGAATGTCATGTTCTCTGCTCAGATGCTAGAGAATTCTGCCCGGTTGACTGAACTGAAACCTCTTTTACTGAGTCCTTCACATTATCGTTTCATTATTTGTTTATAAGCCTCTTCTTTCCTGAAAGATGCCAAATCTTGCTGCAGGAGATTGTGATTCGTAACCTAGATTATGTACTCGCAGTGTCAGCGCAAACTTTTGCTGGCACGTCATTGGATATTTTGGTTGATCTTGAAAAACTTCTAGACTTGAAGTCATCAGAGCCATGGAGTTGTCGTCAGCTTCCTACACCCACTGCAAAATTTCCAGCTATAATAAATAGTGAAGATGAGAATGGTGAAGATGATACACTTAGGACGCGCGTTGATGGTACAAACGGGATAATTTTATGCAAAGAGGGAGCTCATAGGTTAGATGGCTTTTTACAATCCGATGATGTTGCAGTGGAAGGTGTCCACAAAAGAATCAGAGCTTTGAGAAAAAAGTTGCAGCAGATTGAGCTGCTTGAGGAAAAACAATCTAAGGGCCATCTTCTCGATGGCCAGCAGATTTCCAAACTTGAAATGAGATCGGTGCTGGAGAATTCACTTGCTGAGCTTGGTGCGCCAATTGAAACTGTTCAACCAATAGCATCTTCCGTGGTAGATGAAAGAGGGAGTAAAAAAGCAGAATCTagaaaacaaagaagaaagaACAAAGAAAAGGCTGCCCAGAAGGAAGATGGTTGTAGTGATTTAGCTATTGATTCTGAGCCAGGCATCATGAAGGGCTTCCTGGATGCTGAAGTTCGCGAAGAGATCAATAAGGTTCAGGTGAGATGTTATTCTCCTCTATGACGTTGAAATCAAAATGCTGTTTAATAACCTGCAATTTGTGGTAAGGAGGCTTGTTTATATCACTAGCATGTTGATTGAAAGGCATATTTATAAGTCCCTTTTATGTTGCTTGTTCATGTACGGATTAACCCCCTCTCTTTGTTGTCTATATTGTCACTGAAACAGTTGGTTTCTATATTTTTTACAATTCATAGGAGAAAGCTACAGATTCTGGGAGTTTTGTGGCAATTCACCAGACCACGGTTTCTAAATCTCATTGTAAGAAGGCAGCTGGAGATGTTCCCCCAGATGTGATTGCTTCTCCAACTCCATCTAAGAAAAAGAACAGGAAAGGCGGGCTTTCTATGTTTCTCAGTGGGGCCCTTGACGATGTTCCAAAAAGTGTTGCCCCACCTCCGCCTGTCTTGATGCCGAAAAGTGAGGGTCCTGCTTGGGGTGGTGCTAAAGCTTCTCAGGGACCAAAGTCGCTTCGCATCATACAGGACGAGCAGAGCAAGACCGAGACCAAGCCCACAAAGAAGAAAGAGTCAGAAGATCATTCCGAAGGCAACAACGGGAAACTCCCATTAAGTTCATTCATCTGTTCCTCTCCAATAGTTATGGCCCCTGCTCGGAAATCACCAATATCTCCCGATGGAGATAGAAACACACCACCTTGGGCGGCATCTGGAACTCCCCCCTCCTTTTCCCGTCCATCTCTAAGGGACATCCAATTCCAGCAGGTATGCCTATATACACTCCACTTTCTTATTCAGTAGGTGTTGAAATTGCTGCTTGCGACATTTTAAGCTCGATAATCAATGTCTGCTATAATTCTTTTAAGGGAAAGCAGCAGCTTGGAGTTTCTCATAGCCCAAAGAATAGCACTACTGGATTCTCCGTGATGAATGGCCCGGGATCGCCATCAGAATCTGCTGGCTTGAACCGTTGGTTCAAACCAGAGGTCGATGCTCCCTCGTCACTTCGCTCGATTCAGATTGAAGAGAGGGCTATTAAAGACCTGAAGCGCTTCTACAGCAATGTTAGGATTGTAAAGAACCAGTCGTAAAGTGGGAAGATGTAGTTTTTTCAAGCATCCTCTGTACATTGATCTGTACAGTTCAATTATTTTTTCACTTCCTAAGCTAGTTGCCTCCAATTTCTTTCTTAGTTGTATTAGTTCCAAAATATCAATGCTGTAGATTTGCATTTTATACATGCTTATTATCTGCCATTGATGGCCTATGCATAGTTAGAATTGGCCCAAATCATTTTATTTTGGGGCCCAACTTGAATAAAAGTGGCCTATTCAAAGTTGACCTGTACAAGTAGAATATGGTTCCTTAAGCAATAAAGTATTAGATGTTGGCTGGTTTTCCAGTAATCGAATTCATCCATTTCTCTTTCATGATGAGCTGCTCTGTTGTTTCTTTTGTAAACCGGTTAAATTACTCAGAATTTAAAATGACTAAgaatattgtatatatttaaatttataacagAATCCACTTTTATGATAGTGATAAATACTACTTCCATCTCGCTAAATATCCAACTAAGAGCACTCCTAGtagaaatttcaaaattatgctcctatatttctCCTTAAAGttttcctatttaattttaggatctccaaatgcatacaccagatctcctattttctacataaaaacaataattatgtgtgagccctactaattataagcttaaaataaatttagatctcctattttctacataaaaacaataattatgtgtgggccctactaattataagcttaaaataaatttagggtgggtgtaaatttaaaattgaatttaggtaggtgtaaaaatttttgtgggcctcatccaatttaggggatctactggatgtattttttttaaatctcattttcaattgttttaatctaaatttagagttagtgatgcatttaggtgatctgctgggagtgctctaagtaTGTCTCCCTATTTTTGGGCacgattatttaaaaaaataattaaaggatAAAAGTGATGGAGTGGTAAAGCTCATCACTTTTTTGTGTGAGagagtaattttattttttggaaggGGCCATTATTAATGGaacaaaagaaaatggaaatGGAGTCATTATTAATGGAACCAAGAAAGTAATATTTATGTAACGATGTGTTAGTTTAATTGATAATACGTTTTTCGTCAAATCAATAAGTTGAAGGAAGCTCATCACTTTTTTGTGTGAGagagtaattttattttttggaaggGACCATTATTAATGGaacaaaagaaaatggaaatGGAGTCATTATTAATGGAACGAAGAAAGTAATGTTTATGTAACGATGTGTTAGTTTAATTGATAATACGTTTCTCGTCGAATCAATAAGTTGAAGGTTTGACTCACGACAAAGGCGAAATGTTGAATTATTAAATcctaatttattaatttgagtAAAAACATATACACTGAACTACACATGTTATAAACTAAGCGCTAAAGATGCCCTTataaaagagaagagaagagccGGTAAACAATAGTAAAAGccgaaatgtttttttttttttttttttccctctttAATTTTTGTTGGAGTTTGGTAAAAGCCAAGATGAGATACGTGTGTGTGTTTCTTTGATTatatgaagtcgaaataatgtTGGGAGAAGCTC is a window encoding:
- the LOC130997551 gene encoding uncharacterized protein LOC130997551 isoform X4; the encoded protein is MEGSVLPPSQKTSRKCANHSKDLWLVVREGSVSDVDSALLMLKKNGGNINARNLFGLTPLHIATWRNHIPVVRRLLEAGADPNARDGESEWSSLHRALHFGHLAVACVLLQFGALLTLGDSKSRTPIDLLSGPVLQAVGKETSSINTEVFSWGSGVNYQLGTGNAHIQKLPCKVESLHGSFIKSISAAKFHSVAVSACGEVYTWGFGRGGRLGHPDFDIHSGQAAVITPRQVTMGLGARRVNAVAAAKHHTVVATEGGEVFTWGSNREGQLGYTSVDTQPTPRRVSSLKARIVAVSAANKHTAVVSLAGEIYTWGCNREGQLGYGTSNSASNYSPRVVAYLKGKHLVGVSAAKYHTIVLGSDGEVFTWGHRLVNPRRVTIARNIRKAGNTVLKFHRKERLTVVAIAAGMTHSTALTDDGALFYWSSSDPELQSHQLHSLCGKGIVSISAGKYWTAAVTVTGDTYMWDGKKGQDSPPSPARLHGVKKATSVSVGETHLLIVSSLYHPCYLPQFADPQQKVKGEIDELREGFMFDDVENEDVLSDMKDDIENPALPSFRNSYEKPSVPSLKSLCEKVAAEHLVEPRNAIQVLEIADSLGADDLKRHCEEIVIRNLDYVLAVSAQTFAGTSLDILVDLEKLLDLKSSEPWSCRQLPTPTAKFPAIINSEDENGEDDTLRTRVDGTNGIILCKEGAHRLDGFLQSDDVAVEGVHKRIRALRKKLQQIELLEEKQSKGHLLDGQQISKLEMRSVLENSLAELGAPIETVQPIASSVVDERGSKKAESRKQRRKNKEKAAQKEDGCSDLAIDSEPGIMKGFLDAEVREEINKVQEKATDSGSFVAIHQTTVSKSHCKKAAGDVPPDVIASPTPSKKKNRKGGLSMFLSGALDDVPKSVAPPPPVLMPKSEGPAWGGAKASQGPKSLRIIQDEQSKTETKPTKKKESEDHSEGNNGKLPLSSFICSSPIVMAPARKSPISPDGDRNTPPWAASGTPPSFSRPSLRDIQFQQQLGVSHSPKNSTTGFSVMNGPGSPSESAGLNRWFKPEVDAPSSLRSIQIEERAIKDLKRFYSNVRIVKNQS
- the LOC130997551 gene encoding uncharacterized protein LOC130997551 isoform X1, translating into MEGSVLPPSQKTSRKCANHSKDLWLVVREGSVSDVDSALLMLKKNGGNINARNLFGLTPLHIATWRNHIPVVRRLLEAGADPNARDGESEWSSLHRALHFGHLAVACVLLQFGALLTLGDSKSRTPIDLLSGPVLQAVGKETSSSMQRILKYVFLGLFLTSSWMLIYFFLFSVNTEVFSWGSGVNYQLGTGNAHIQKLPCKVESLHGSFIKSISAAKFHSVAVSACGEVYTWGFGRGGRLGHPDFDIHSGQAAVITPRQVTMGLGARRVNAVAAAKHHTVVATEGGEVFTWGSNREGQLGYTSVDTQPTPRRVSSLKARIVAVSAANKHTAVVSLAGEIYTWGCNREGQLGYGTSNSASNYSPRVVAYLKGKHLVGVSAAKYHTIVLGSDGEVFTWGHRLVNPRRVTIARNIRKAGNTVLKFHRKERLTVVAIAAGMTHSTALTDDGALFYWSSSDPELQSHQLHSLCGKGIVSISAGKYWTAAVTVTGDTYMWDGKKGQDSPPSPARLHGVKKATSVSVGETHLLIVSSLYHPCYLPQFADPQQKVKGEIDELREGFMFDDVENEDVLSDMKDDIENPALPSFRNSYEKPSVPSLKSLCEKVAAEHLVEPRNAIQVLEIADSLGADDLKRHCEEIVIRNLDYVLAVSAQTFAGTSLDILVDLEKLLDLKSSEPWSCRQLPTPTAKFPAIINSEDENGEDDTLRTRVDGTNGIILCKEGAHRLDGFLQSDDVAVEGVHKRIRALRKKLQQIELLEEKQSKGHLLDGQQISKLEMRSVLENSLAELGAPIETVQPIASSVVDERGSKKAESRKQRRKNKEKAAQKEDGCSDLAIDSEPGIMKGFLDAEVREEINKVQEKATDSGSFVAIHQTTVSKSHCKKAAGDVPPDVIASPTPSKKKNRKGGLSMFLSGALDDVPKSVAPPPPVLMPKSEGPAWGGAKASQGPKSLRIIQDEQSKTETKPTKKKESEDHSEGNNGKLPLSSFICSSPIVMAPARKSPISPDGDRNTPPWAASGTPPSFSRPSLRDIQFQQGKQQLGVSHSPKNSTTGFSVMNGPGSPSESAGLNRWFKPEVDAPSSLRSIQIEERAIKDLKRFYSNVRIVKNQS
- the LOC130997551 gene encoding uncharacterized protein LOC130997551 isoform X3; its protein translation is MEGSVLPPSQKTSRKCANHSKDLWLVVREGSVSDVDSALLMLKKNGGNINARNLFGLTPLHIATWRNHIPVVRRLLEAGADPNARDGESEWSSLHRALHFGHLAVACVLLQFGALLTLGDSKSRTPIDLLSGPVLQAVGKETSSINTEVFSWGSGVNYQLGTGNAHIQKLPCKVESLHGSFIKSISAAKFHSVAVSACGEVYTWGFGRGGRLGHPDFDIHSGQAAVITPRQVTMGLGARRVNAVAAAKHHTVVATEGGEVFTWGSNREGQLGYTSVDTQPTPRRVSSLKARIVAVSAANKHTAVVSLAGEIYTWGCNREGQLGYGTSNSASNYSPRVVAYLKGKHLVGVSAAKYHTIVLGSDGEVFTWGHRLVNPRRVTIARNIRKAGNTVLKFHRKERLTVVAIAAGMTHSTALTDDGALFYWSSSDPELQSHQLHSLCGKGIVSISAGKYWTAAVTVTGDTYMWDGKKGQDSPPSPARLHGVKKATSVSVGETHLLIVSSLYHPCYLPQFADPQQKVKGEIDELREGFMFDDVENEDVLSDMKDDIENPALPSFRNSYEKPSVPSLKSLCEKVAAEHLVEPRNAIQVLEIADSLGADDLKRHCEEIVIRNLDYVLAVSAQTFAGTSLDILVDLEKLLDLKSSEPWSCRQLPTPTAKFPAIINSEDENGEDDTLRTRVDGTNGIILCKEGAHRLDGFLQSDDVAVEGVHKRIRALRKKLQQIELLEEKQSKGHLLDGQQISKLEMRSVLENSLAELGAPIETVQPIASSVVDERGSKKAESRKQRRKNKEKAAQKEDGCSDLAIDSEPGIMKGFLDAEVREEINKVQEKATDSGSFVAIHQTTVSKSHCKKAAGDVPPDVIASPTPSKKKNRKGGLSMFLSGALDDVPKSVAPPPPVLMPKSEGPAWGGAKASQGPKSLRIIQDEQSKTETKPTKKKESEDHSEGNNGKLPLSSFICSSPIVMAPARKSPISPDGDRNTPPWAASGTPPSFSRPSLRDIQFQQGKQQLGVSHSPKNSTTGFSVMNGPGSPSESAGLNRWFKPEVDAPSSLRSIQIEERAIKDLKRFYSNVRIVKNQS
- the LOC130997551 gene encoding uncharacterized protein LOC130997551 isoform X2; its protein translation is MEGSVLPPSQKTSRKCANHSKDLWLVVREGSVSDVDSALLMLKKNGGNINARNLFGLTPLHIATWRNHIPVVRRLLEAGADPNARDGESEWSSLHRALHFGHLAVACVLLQFGALLTLGDSKSRTPIDLLSGPVLQAVGKETSSSMQRILKYVFLGLFLTSSWMLIYFFLFSVNTEVFSWGSGVNYQLGTGNAHIQKLPCKVESLHGSFIKSISAAKFHSVAVSACGEVYTWGFGRGGRLGHPDFDIHSGQAAVITPRQVTMGLGARRVNAVAAAKHHTVVATEGGEVFTWGSNREGQLGYTSVDTQPTPRRVSSLKARIVAVSAANKHTAVVSLAGEIYTWGCNREGQLGYGTSNSASNYSPRVVAYLKGKHLVGVSAAKYHTIVLGSDGEVFTWGHRLVNPRRVTIARNIRKAGNTVLKFHRKERLTVVAIAAGMTHSTALTDDGALFYWSSSDPELQSHQLHSLCGKGIVSISAGKYWTAAVTVTGDTYMWDGKKGQDSPPSPARLHGVKKATSVSVGETHLLIVSSLYHPCYLPQFADPQQKVKGEIDELREGFMFDDVENEDVLSDMKDDIENPALPSFRNSYEKPSVPSLKSLCEKVAAEHLVEPRNAIQVLEIADSLGADDLKRHCEEIVIRNLDYVLAVSAQTFAGTSLDILVDLEKLLDLKSSEPWSCRQLPTPTAKFPAIINSEDENGEDDTLRTRVDGTNGIILCKEGAHRLDGFLQSDDVAVEGVHKRIRALRKKLQQIELLEEKQSKGHLLDGQQISKLEMRSVLENSLAELGAPIETVQPIASSVVDERGSKKAESRKQRRKNKEKAAQKEDGCSDLAIDSEPGIMKGFLDAEVREEINKVQEKATDSGSFVAIHQTTVSKSHCKKAAGDVPPDVIASPTPSKKKNRKGGLSMFLSGALDDVPKSVAPPPPVLMPKSEGPAWGGAKASQGPKSLRIIQDEQSKTETKPTKKKESEDHSEGNNGKLPLSSFICSSPIVMAPARKSPISPDGDRNTPPWAASGTPPSFSRPSLRDIQFQQQLGVSHSPKNSTTGFSVMNGPGSPSESAGLNRWFKPEVDAPSSLRSIQIEERAIKDLKRFYSNVRIVKNQS